A region of Photobacterium sanguinicancri DNA encodes the following proteins:
- a CDS encoding DUF6088 family protein, which produces MTAVDRVYQKIKRSRRYVFERKDFDGFASYDQIGRVLRQLVKQGELIKLGYGLYTKARINSLTGSPMPTNPGGSDALMREILKMKGVDFEMDNLSLQSLSGESTQIPSSVQYSWDPKQFNRKLAVGNRVLNSPS; this is translated from the coding sequence ATGACAGCTGTTGATCGTGTTTATCAAAAGATAAAGCGTTCGAGACGCTATGTTTTTGAGCGCAAAGACTTTGATGGCTTTGCTAGCTACGACCAAATTGGTCGAGTGCTAAGGCAATTGGTTAAACAAGGTGAGTTAATAAAGCTTGGCTATGGTCTCTACACCAAGGCAAGGATTAACAGCCTAACAGGCAGCCCCATGCCCACTAATCCAGGGGGAAGCGATGCCCTGATGCGTGAGATATTAAAGATGAAAGGCGTCGATTTTGAAATGGACAACCTATCTTTACAAAGCCTATCAGGTGAAAGCACTCAAATCCCATCATCCGTTCAATACTCATGGGATCCTAAACAATTTAATCGCAAATTGGCTGTAGGTAACCGAGTGTTAAACTCGCCGAGTTAA
- a CDS encoding site-specific integrase has protein sequence MTGSERQLSEKWITEYHMQQGVTCASPDAIVWVLDHWPERACGERTVTTVMLTPLHALIASVPTGKQRHYRQALNDILLYLAEACHWQLPESKAALLYDKDLHWFDLLSQQAQFAQQLMQQYAKAKAHFLRQRPPLEPDWVAMVIALEVGPLSLRYLAALLNDPQSIDVVQSTITLKVTHLGQTSPQQELPAFTRYRLTPFAYRVLSQYYRMQAPTLSPIRLTKLLNHKLLNQWGAENRHSSSSLSVSARSASQWHHAFQALWHYRDALPPTLLKDMANPNRHVGFDANAPSLSHTRRALSQLYVQDWDKNWFKGLTPSTKRVDWPHLTLLRHYERQDHRASCECRSPQWDANNVLPVLFYHYTRDLITYGGVKKRVLSASSIRKYTGIYETLTAMPLRYADAIDPSALMAWAHQAFDALETDTHRLMLHYFFRSLRHHPLTDHFDLSAFSPPTLPIQIDAFRITISELHDVIHALLTQPGATPLQSLFSCLGALLGYFAMLRRGEILRLRLKDIALHPDHKQQFRITVTKTAEGETKNRRSRVAYTVIPEELAHLLRIALHIKASCSADTPLIGYKGETMSSRQLHYLLPVTRALKALLGPSVRLHHLRHSGAHLLYLQGMALLYTRPPTALSDDPHIQRLLTSAVCQQRFHYWLEGRDFTQMNDNLIFDVMGKQLGHAHYATTRLSYLHGVEWLKPIIQPDYQPYTHSELRYILGLSPISNDISRQLSLLSAEYANRPLEQKKRAPIMLSEQALCCVLIKHPQPVPIEMVAFDTPYTSYYGLWQQQVLEQHDFLGQRTLDMLQKKHLNFSALSALWQLSGRHQEQPLSKSQLTALNTLRNVAQVSLHNESMALTLACNQKNATAFTALLRQPQWQWLNMAFRLTHNRKINASRQLTIAQQDFARRGESVTQKKIATGQSRLTITLSPKITSDAPLIQQLLQYFQLDATPPTVCSHPKDRS, from the coding sequence ATGACGGGATCTGAACGGCAATTAAGCGAGAAATGGATCACTGAGTACCACATGCAGCAAGGGGTTACCTGTGCCAGTCCAGACGCGATCGTTTGGGTGTTAGACCATTGGCCGGAACGAGCATGCGGTGAGCGAACGGTCACGACCGTGATGCTGACTCCCCTTCACGCCCTGATTGCGAGTGTGCCAACCGGGAAACAACGCCATTACCGCCAAGCACTCAATGATATCCTGCTCTATTTAGCCGAGGCTTGTCACTGGCAGCTACCAGAGAGTAAAGCGGCGCTGCTTTACGATAAAGACTTACACTGGTTTGACTTGCTCAGCCAGCAAGCCCAGTTCGCCCAGCAGTTAATGCAACAATACGCGAAAGCCAAAGCCCATTTCCTACGACAACGTCCGCCTCTCGAACCTGACTGGGTCGCCATGGTTATCGCGCTGGAAGTCGGGCCACTCTCCCTGCGCTACCTAGCAGCACTGCTCAATGATCCACAGAGCATCGATGTCGTTCAATCCACCATTACGCTGAAAGTCACTCACCTTGGCCAAACATCGCCACAGCAGGAACTTCCTGCCTTTACCCGCTATCGTCTGACGCCTTTTGCCTATCGGGTTCTATCGCAGTATTACCGCATGCAAGCGCCCACACTATCACCGATACGATTAACCAAGCTGCTTAATCACAAGTTGCTAAATCAATGGGGCGCAGAAAACCGTCATTCGTCATCATCACTCTCGGTGTCGGCTCGCTCTGCGTCACAATGGCACCATGCTTTCCAAGCGCTGTGGCATTATCGAGACGCGCTACCACCCACATTACTCAAAGATATGGCCAACCCTAACCGGCATGTGGGGTTTGATGCCAATGCCCCCAGCCTAAGCCATACCCGTCGCGCGCTTAGCCAGCTTTATGTTCAAGATTGGGATAAAAACTGGTTTAAGGGGTTAACCCCATCCACCAAACGTGTTGACTGGCCCCATCTTACGCTATTGCGTCATTATGAACGGCAAGATCACCGCGCGTCCTGCGAATGCCGATCCCCTCAATGGGATGCCAATAACGTTCTACCTGTGCTCTTTTATCACTACACCAGAGATCTGATCACCTATGGCGGGGTCAAAAAGCGGGTCTTGTCAGCGTCATCGATTCGAAAATACACGGGCATTTATGAAACGCTCACGGCCATGCCGCTACGCTATGCCGATGCCATCGATCCGTCAGCATTAATGGCGTGGGCACATCAGGCGTTTGACGCCTTAGAAACCGATACTCACCGCTTAATGCTGCATTATTTTTTCCGCTCACTACGTCATCACCCGCTCACCGACCATTTTGATTTAAGTGCGTTTTCACCGCCGACGCTGCCGATCCAGATTGATGCATTTCGGATCACCATCAGTGAGCTCCATGACGTGATCCATGCCCTGCTCACACAACCGGGTGCCACTCCACTTCAATCCTTATTTTCGTGCCTTGGCGCCCTATTAGGGTATTTTGCCATGCTGCGCCGTGGGGAGATCTTACGCCTTCGACTAAAAGACATTGCTCTTCACCCCGATCATAAACAGCAATTTCGGATCACTGTCACCAAAACCGCTGAAGGGGAAACTAAAAACCGACGCTCACGCGTTGCCTATACAGTCATTCCCGAAGAGCTGGCTCATTTGCTGCGAATTGCCTTGCATATCAAAGCCTCATGCTCTGCCGATACGCCATTAATCGGGTATAAGGGCGAGACAATGAGCTCGCGTCAGCTCCATTACCTGTTACCGGTGACACGCGCATTAAAAGCACTGCTCGGTCCATCCGTGCGCCTGCACCACCTTCGTCACAGCGGCGCACATTTGTTGTACCTACAAGGGATGGCGTTACTCTACACCAGGCCGCCGACCGCATTGAGTGACGATCCCCATATCCAGCGCCTTTTGACATCCGCGGTGTGCCAGCAGCGATTTCATTACTGGCTGGAAGGGCGTGATTTTACACAGATGAATGACAACCTTATCTTTGATGTCATGGGCAAACAATTGGGGCATGCCCACTACGCGACGACTCGGCTCAGCTATTTACACGGGGTCGAGTGGCTAAAACCTATCATTCAGCCTGATTACCAACCCTATACCCACAGTGAATTGCGCTATATCTTGGGGCTGTCACCTATCTCCAACGATATCTCACGTCAGCTAAGCCTGTTAAGTGCCGAGTATGCCAACCGCCCGCTAGAGCAAAAGAAGCGCGCCCCGATCATGCTCTCAGAGCAAGCACTCTGCTGCGTCCTTATCAAACACCCACAACCTGTGCCCATTGAGATGGTCGCTTTTGATACCCCATACACCTCGTATTACGGGCTATGGCAACAACAAGTACTCGAGCAGCATGATTTTTTAGGCCAACGCACACTCGATATGCTACAAAAAAAACACCTCAACTTCAGTGCACTCAGTGCCCTTTGGCAGCTGTCCGGTCGTCATCAAGAGCAACCACTGTCCAAGTCCCAATTGACAGCACTCAATACACTTAGAAACGTCGCACAAGTGAGCCTACATAACGAGAGTATGGCGCTAACGCTGGCCTGTAACCAGAAAAATGCCACGGCCTTTACCGCATTACTCCGTCAGCCACAATGGCAGTGGCTTAACATGGCGTTTCGCCTAACCCATAACCGGAAAATCAATGCCAGCCGTCAACTGACGATTGCACAGCAAGACTTTGCCCGACGCGGCGAGTCCGTGACACAGAAAAAGATCGCTACCGGTCAATCACGGCTAACGATCACCCTGTCCCCCAAAATCACATCAGATGCCCCACTGATACAGCAACTGCTCCAGTATTTCCAACTCGATGCCACACCCCCAACTGTCTGCTCACACCCCAAGGATCGCTCATGA
- a CDS encoding tyrosine-type recombinase/integrase, protein MAHLRVRPNGRIQFDLHLYGQRFREGTKTMATPKNLSNAKSQLKKMNAEIDLGTFQYRDYFPHSKKVAQFERLQRAKHPDRLYPFFDHFANDWFERQRPKWKTSYQQTVRNNLDRYLIPTFGNTLVADITLSHVEHERHSLVALEKTDGERKLSNRRINNIFWPLVAILSLAAEEYEFTYPLRRYKALKEEKADSHPMTVTEVQQFLQTVPKQWRDYFILRFWTGMRSCEVHGLYWEHIDFAHRLIRIRQNYVNGEVGDVKTPKSRRDLKMCDTLYEALQRIAANKDDSPNHNSPFVFTLDNGQPIDTHYVSRKLWYPTLKKAGLKRRRPYETRHTAAVLHIAAHENPLYISHMLGHSNTRLLFEVYAPYVANASRSDGSAFGALMQKG, encoded by the coding sequence ATGGCACACCTTCGCGTGCGTCCTAATGGACGTATACAGTTTGATTTACACCTTTATGGCCAGCGTTTTCGTGAAGGCACGAAGACGATGGCAACCCCGAAAAACCTCTCCAACGCCAAATCACAGCTCAAGAAAATGAATGCTGAGATTGATTTAGGCACCTTTCAATACCGTGATTATTTTCCTCACAGTAAAAAAGTGGCGCAGTTCGAAAGGCTGCAACGCGCCAAGCACCCCGATCGCTTGTATCCCTTTTTTGACCATTTCGCCAATGACTGGTTTGAGCGCCAACGCCCTAAGTGGAAAACCAGCTATCAACAAACTGTGCGCAATAATTTAGACCGCTATTTGATCCCGACCTTTGGTAACACGCTGGTCGCAGATATCACGTTGTCGCATGTCGAGCACGAGCGTCATTCGCTCGTGGCGCTTGAGAAGACAGACGGTGAGCGCAAGCTGTCCAACCGACGCATTAATAATATCTTTTGGCCTCTAGTCGCCATTTTGAGCCTCGCCGCTGAAGAGTACGAATTTACTTACCCGCTACGCCGTTATAAAGCCTTAAAGGAAGAAAAGGCCGATTCTCACCCGATGACGGTGACGGAGGTGCAGCAGTTTTTACAGACGGTGCCTAAGCAATGGCGAGATTACTTTATTTTGCGGTTTTGGACGGGGATGCGTAGCTGTGAGGTACATGGCTTGTATTGGGAGCATATCGATTTTGCCCATCGACTCATACGTATCAGGCAAAATTATGTTAATGGGGAGGTTGGGGATGTGAAGACGCCGAAATCACGACGTGATTTGAAGATGTGTGACACCCTCTATGAAGCATTGCAGCGTATTGCGGCTAACAAAGACGACAGCCCCAACCATAACTCGCCGTTTGTGTTTACCCTTGATAACGGGCAGCCCATTGATACCCACTATGTCAGTCGAAAGTTGTGGTATCCGACATTAAAAAAAGCAGGACTGAAACGACGTCGTCCTTATGAGACCCGCCATACTGCAGCAGTATTGCATATCGCGGCCCATGAAAACCCGCTTTATATATCGCACATGCTCGGCCATAGCAATACACGGTTGCTGTTCGAGGTCTATGCGCCGTATGTCGCCAATGCATCACGTAGTGATGGCAGCGCCTTTGGTGCACTTATGCAAAAGGGATAG
- the wecA gene encoding UDP-N-acetylglucosamine--undecaprenyl-phosphate N-acetylglucosaminephosphotransferase encodes MTTTAFLFVFVLSFCSLFIFRKVAKRIGLVDKPNARKLHQGVIPLVGGISIFTTVCIGFLIFLPISQSLILFLSCAFVLVVVGAIDDYYDISFKLRLLVQAAVSLAMIHLGDHSLHNLGYLMGSDTITLSPLASGIITVLGVIGAINAFNMVDGIDGLLGGLASVTFGALGLVFYASGNEYLAVVCLLIVTAMVPYIMLNLGVPLGRRFKVFMGDAGSVFIGFAAVWMLIRGTQEPGVYAFKPVTALWLIAIPLMDMATIMIRRVRKGHSPFKPDREHLHHICQRIGLSSGMSLVVICTMASLMAMIGIWADMNDIRESVMFISFLAVFAVYFFAISHIWRITTLIHKLFGKNKPINFDMEASDTGSDK; translated from the coding sequence ATGACAACTACCGCATTTCTATTTGTTTTTGTTTTATCATTTTGCAGTTTATTTATTTTCCGCAAAGTGGCAAAACGTATTGGCTTGGTTGATAAACCTAACGCCCGAAAACTTCACCAAGGGGTTATTCCATTAGTGGGGGGAATTTCTATTTTCACCACTGTGTGTATTGGCTTCCTTATTTTTCTGCCTATCAGTCAAAGCCTGATCTTGTTTTTAAGTTGTGCCTTTGTATTAGTCGTCGTGGGCGCCATTGATGACTATTATGATATTAGCTTTAAACTGCGCTTATTGGTGCAAGCGGCTGTTTCACTTGCCATGATCCATTTGGGCGATCACAGTTTGCATAACCTGGGTTACTTGATGGGCAGTGACACCATCACCTTGTCGCCCTTGGCAAGTGGTATCATTACTGTGCTTGGCGTGATAGGGGCGATCAATGCCTTTAACATGGTTGATGGTATAGACGGTTTACTCGGTGGCTTGGCCTCTGTCACCTTTGGTGCATTGGGCTTGGTCTTTTACGCGAGTGGCAATGAATACCTAGCAGTAGTGTGCTTACTGATAGTGACTGCGATGGTGCCATACATCATGTTGAACTTAGGCGTTCCGCTTGGACGTCGGTTTAAAGTCTTTATGGGCGATGCCGGTAGTGTGTTTATTGGCTTTGCCGCAGTGTGGATGCTGATCCGTGGCACGCAAGAGCCAGGCGTTTATGCGTTTAAACCTGTCACCGCATTATGGCTAATTGCGATCCCCTTGATGGATATGGCCACCATTATGATCCGCCGTGTTCGTAAAGGCCACTCTCCGTTTAAGCCTGATCGTGAGCACCTTCACCATATTTGCCAACGCATTGGCCTTTCTTCCGGTATGTCATTGGTGGTCATTTGTACCATGGCATCACTCATGGCGATGATTGGTATTTGGGCTGATATGAACGATATCCGTGAGTCCGTGATGTTTATCAGTTTCTTGGCCGTGTTTGCGGTCTACTTTTTTGCCATTAGCCACATTTGGCGTATCACTACGCTTATTCACAAGTTGTTCGGGAAAAATAAGCCCATTAACTTTGATATGGAAGCGAGCGATACGGGCTCGGATAAATAG
- a CDS encoding phosphomannomutase, translating to MLISSKVIKESGIQFGTSGARGLVEQFTADACAAFTHAFMQCMQEQFQFKTVALAIDNRPSSPAMAKACIKALEQRGLEAVYYGVVPTPALAYVAMQDNIPCIMITGSHIPFDRNGLKFYRPDGEISKADEQAILNAEASFSAISDLPELVVSQRAAMDYIARYTELFEPSLLSGRRIGIYEHSSAGRDLYALLFTSLGAEVVSLERSDEFVPIDTEAVADADKLKAVNWSKQYQLDAIFSTDGDGDRPLMADENGEWLRGDILGLLCSRAMNIEALAIPVSCNTVVESLDVFKHVERTKIGSPYVIAEFASLAKTYASIAGFEANGGYLLGSNVQVNEKTLKALPTRDAVLPALMLLVAAGNNGISPLVNALPQRVTDSDRIQNFATEKSLQILADGQANPERLLVKLGFGNSAIKNVDVTDGLRLTLDNDDVIHLRPSGNAPELRCYAESTSIASAKQYVDKVLAEIQLI from the coding sequence ATGTTAATTAGCTCGAAAGTAATTAAAGAATCCGGTATTCAATTTGGTACCAGTGGTGCGCGTGGTTTGGTGGAGCAGTTCACAGCAGATGCCTGTGCAGCCTTTACTCATGCATTTATGCAGTGTATGCAAGAGCAGTTTCAATTTAAAACTGTTGCGCTTGCCATTGATAATCGCCCGAGCAGCCCTGCGATGGCAAAAGCTTGTATTAAAGCCTTAGAGCAGCGAGGTCTTGAAGCGGTTTACTATGGCGTGGTGCCCACACCAGCGCTGGCCTATGTGGCCATGCAAGACAATATCCCGTGTATTATGATTACTGGTAGTCATATTCCTTTCGACCGCAACGGTCTTAAATTTTATCGACCTGATGGTGAGATTAGTAAAGCGGATGAGCAAGCGATTTTAAACGCAGAAGCATCATTTTCTGCAATTAGTGATTTACCCGAATTGGTGGTTAGCCAACGTGCAGCAATGGACTATATTGCTCGTTACACTGAGTTATTTGAACCGTCATTGCTGAGCGGTAGACGTATTGGTATTTATGAACACTCAAGTGCTGGTCGTGATTTATATGCGCTGCTATTTACCAGCCTTGGCGCTGAAGTGGTGTCACTAGAGCGTAGTGATGAATTTGTCCCGATTGACACTGAAGCGGTAGCTGATGCGGATAAGCTAAAAGCAGTAAATTGGTCTAAGCAATATCAACTAGATGCTATTTTCTCGACAGATGGCGACGGTGACCGTCCGCTAATGGCCGATGAGAACGGTGAGTGGCTACGCGGTGACATTCTCGGGTTGTTGTGTTCAAGAGCGATGAATATTGAAGCACTTGCAATTCCCGTTAGTTGCAATACCGTTGTTGAGAGCTTAGACGTGTTTAAACATGTTGAGCGTACAAAAATTGGTTCGCCTTATGTGATTGCCGAATTTGCATCACTGGCGAAGACGTATGCTTCTATTGCTGGTTTTGAAGCTAATGGTGGCTATTTGCTGGGCAGCAATGTTCAAGTAAATGAAAAAACGCTAAAAGCACTGCCAACTCGTGATGCCGTTTTACCTGCTCTAATGCTACTTGTTGCTGCAGGTAACAATGGTATCTCTCCTCTGGTTAATGCCTTACCTCAACGAGTGACTGACAGTGACCGAATTCAAAACTTTGCAACTGAAAAAAGCCTGCAAATTTTAGCAGATGGTCAGGCTAACCCAGAACGATTATTGGTTAAACTAGGCTTTGGCAATTCAGCGATTAAAAATGTCGATGTTACTGATGGGTTACGTTTAACCCTTGATAATGATGATGTCATTCATCTTCGCCCTTCAGGTAATGCGCCAGAGCTACGTTGTTATGCAGAGTCGACAAGTATTGCGAGCGCGAAGCAGTATGTTGATAAGGTTTTAGCGGAAATCCAGTTAATCTAA